CTGGTGGACCGGTCAAACAGGAGCTCACGTCTCACGTCGGTCCCACGACCCTTACGGTAAGGATTGATCCAAAACTAATtaatcttaattttcaaaattaattagaaaataatagtTTTGAAATCTTGTAATAATGCAGACCTTTATAAGCCAGCATTATGTTGGTCAGGACATGGAGACAAGGTACAAAACTGGTGAAGCGTGGAAAAAGGTCTTGGGACCTGTATTCATTTACTTAAACTCTGATTCTACCGGCAATAATCTACAACATTCGTTATGGGAAGATGCTAAACGACAGGTTTACTATAGTTTGttataatctttattttaaTACGTAACTTATTAAAGAAGAGACGTTAAtcttgttttcttaatattcaGACCGAACAAGAGGTTGAAGCATGGCCGTACGGTTTTGTAGCGTCCTCTGACTTTCCTACTCGTCAAGAAAGAGGAACCATTACCGGTCGACTCTTTGTCAACGACTGGTATATTTACATACACAAgtccaaaataatattaataaatatttacttttgacttattattaatgttttaaatcCTGGGAAACGTTTTCAAGGTTCTTGGCTCCGGCAGGATATGCATACATCGGTTTAGCACCGCCAGGAGAAGCTGGTTCATGGCAAACAAATACTAAGGTCTATCATTGTTACACTTTGACGtcttttctttaattttgatttacCTTTAATGTAACAAGATCATTAAATTACATGCGTTGATcgttaaatattattttgtgtttacgCAGGGATACCAATTTTGGACACAGACGAATGAAACCGGCTATTTCACCATTTCTAACGTTAGACCGGGAACGTATAATCTATACGGATGGGTTCATGGTTTTATCGGAGACTTCAAATACCAAAACCTAGTTAACGTAGCTGCAGGTTCAGAGATATGTCTTGATAGAGTTGTGTTCCAGCCTCCTAGGAATGGTCCAACGTTATGGGAGATTGGTGTACCGGACCGAACCGCCAGAGAATACTTTGTACCGGAACCATACCAGAATACAATGAACCCCTTATACTTAAACCACACTGACAAGTAAGTTTTTAACCGTCATGATCCCAGTTAACACTGTTCCAAAACCGGTTTATGGTACTAATGATTCCGGTTTTTCTGTTTGTTCCACAGGTTTAGGCAGTATGGGTTATGGCAACGTTACACGGAGTTATATCCAAACCATGATCTCGTCTACACAGTTGGAGTTAGTAACTATAGTCAAGACTGGTTCTACGCTCACGTCACAAGgtaaaaaacaaatcatataaagttataaacaatAAAGTTTTATAGAATTTCAAGTATTTcgaaattaatatttaattctttttacTGCAGGAACATTTATGGTTCGACCTATGTACCAACGACATGGCAGATTGTTTTTGAACTTCCATATGTGAACTGGCGAGGTAGCTACACATTGCAACTAGCTTTAGCTTCGGCTGCACGGGCTAACTTACAAGTACGGTTCAACAACGAATACTCTAGGCCATTGTTCTCTGAGGGTATCGGAAGAGATAATGCTATAGCAAGACATGGAATCCATGGAGCCTACCATCTTTATAGCATTGATGTACCTGGAAGGTTACTAAGAACCGGGACCAACACAATCTATCTACGTCAGTCTAAAGCGGTGGGAGCGTTTGAAGGTCTTATGTATGATTACATTCGTCTTGAAGAGCCTTCTACAGCTTAGAGTCATACTAGACAGTAGataatatttgataatattataGTTTGCATAGATCAGGATCTTAGAGATTTACAGattttgatatgtttttttaaaaaacttatttggatttataattttcaagttTATATTTTGGTTCTTACAAACCGGAATAAGATCGaagcattaataaaataattctcAGGCTCTGTTTCTACCTTCTCTTTTGTACTAAAAGCCCATTATAGTAAAAGGTTAGGCCCAATAACTTAACTTCTCAGGCTCTGTTTctatcttttcttcttcttcttcctctgtatcTCTTTCATGGAGAAATCAGCTCTTCTGGAGTTTACTAGCCGATGCACCTCTCTCCGCGTCTTCAAACAAATACAGACTCAGCTAATTTCTCGCCATCTTCTTCGTGACGACTCAGTCGTCGATAAAGTCGTGACCTTTTTCGGTAAATCCGCAGACTTCGCATCTTACAGCTGCGTATTCCTCCGCACAATCCTTCCTTCGTTGAGCTCTTATCCATACAACACGCTCTTGTCGAGCTACGCAGTCTGCGATAAACCCAGAGCGACGATCCTTGTTTACCGAACGTTTCTGAGCAATGGATTTCCACCGGACACGTACACGTTCCCACCGCTTTTCAAAGCCTGCGGGAAGTTCTCAGGGATCGGAGAAGGCAAACAGATACATGGGAGCGTCACGAAAATGGGTTTCTTGAGCGATGTATATGTGCAGAACTCGCTTCTTCATTTTTACGGCACGTGCGGAGATTTAAAGAGTGCGTGTAacgtgttcgatgaaatgcctgtgAGAGATGTAGTTTCGTGGACCGGCGTTATATCCGGTTTCTCGAGGATTGGGTTGTATAAAGAAGCTTTGAGGATGTTTCTAAAGATGGATGTTGAGGCTAATATGGCTACGTATGTTTGTGCGTTGGTTGCTAGTGGGAGAGTGGGGTGGTTAAGGTTAGGGCAAGGGATCCATGGATTGATAATGAAGAAAGCTTACTTGTTCAGCTTGGAGATTGGTAACGCTCTTATAGATATGTATGTGAAATGTGAGCAGTTGTGTGATGCGAAGAGAGTCTTTGGTGAGTTGAAAACGAAAGATAAAGTTTCTTGGAACAGTATGATCAGTGGATTGGTTCAGTGTAAAAAGCCTAACGAGGCGGTTGAGTTGTTTTTTTCTCTGATGCAAACGTCTTCTGGGGTTAAACCAGACGGGCATATACTTACAAGTGTTCTCTCTGCGTGTGCTAGCTTAGGAGCTGTGGAGTACGGGAGATGGGTTCATGAGTATGTTGTGAGGGCTGGGATCAAATGGGACACGCATATCGGAACAGCGGTTGTTGACATGTATGCGAAATGTGGATGCATCGAAACGGCTTTGGAGGTTTTCAACGGAATCAGAAGCAAGAATGTGTATACTTGGAACGCTCTGTTAGGTGGTTTAGCTATCCATGGACATGGGCATGAGTCTCTTAGATACTTCGAAAAGATGGTTAAGCTCGGTTTTAAGCCCAATGAGGTGACTTTTCTCGCGGTTTTAAACGCTTGTTGCCACACCGGTTTGGTAGATGAAGGGAGAAGATATTTCTATAAGATGACAACCGGAGAATACAATCTGTCTCCTAAGCTAGAGCATTATGGATGCTTGATTGATATGCTTTGTAGAGCTGGATTGTTAGATGAAGCGTTGGAGCTTGTTAAAGCGATGCCGGTTAAACCGGATGTGCTTATATGTGGAGCTATTCTTAGTGCTTGTAAGAGTAGAGAGACATTAACGGAGCTTCCTAAAGAGATATTGGATAAATTTTTAGAGATGGAGTTTGAAGATAGTGGCGTTTATGTGTTACTGTCTAACATTTTTGCTG
The sequence above is a segment of the Brassica napus cultivar Da-Ae unplaced genomic scaffold, Da-Ae ScsIHWf_1269;HRSCAF=1813, whole genome shotgun sequence genome. Coding sequences within it:
- the LOC106385932 gene encoding rhamnogalacturonate lyase-like, with protein sequence MSPQTSYSYIKFDLEIWKKKMIWQKTIASWMICFLLLLLLPIAFSEPTRNLKGTGARAPTVQQIRNKEVIVDNGIVRVTFSNPEGLITGIKYNEIGNVLNPYLRARGYWDITWQRDNNILPTLDRIEGTNFRIITQNEEQVEISFSRTWNGGSDHIPLNVDKRYIIRTNTSGIYTYGIFERQPEWPEVEMGLIRVAFKLNPDRFHYMVVADNRQRQMPTDDDRDIHSGRAKPLAYKEAVELTNPRNQMFKNQVDDKYQYSCEVKDNKVHGWISTKSNVGFWLISPSGEYRSGGPVKQELTSHVGPTTLTTFISQHYVGQDMETRYKTGEAWKKVLGPVFIYLNSDSTGNNLQHSLWEDAKRQTEQEVEAWPYGFVASSDFPTRQERGTITGRLFVNDWFLAPAGYAYIGLAPPGEAGSWQTNTKGYQFWTQTNETGYFTISNVRPGTYNLYGWVHGFIGDFKYQNLVNVAAGSEICLDRVVFQPPRNGPTLWEIGVPDRTAREYFVPEPYQNTMNPLYLNHTDKFRQYGLWQRYTELYPNHDLVYTVGVSNYSQDWFYAHVTRNIYGSTYVPTTWQIVFELPYVNWRGSYTLQLALASAARANLQVRFNNEYSRPLFSEGIGRDNAIARHGIHGAYHLYSIDVPGRLLRTGTNTIYLRQSKAVGAFEGLMYDYIRLEEPSTA
- the LOC125596730 gene encoding pentatricopeptide repeat-containing protein At4g38010-like, with the translated sequence MEKSALLEFTSRCTSLRVFKQIQTQLISRHLLRDDSVVDKVVTFFGKSADFASYSCVFLRTILPSLSSYPYNTLLSSYAVCDKPRATILVYRTFLSNGFPPDTYTFPPLFKACGKFSGIGEGKQIHGSVTKMGFLSDVYVQNSLLHFYGTCGDLKSACNVFDEMPVRDVVSWTGVISGFSRIGLYKEALRMFLKMDVEANMATYVCALVASGRVGWLRLGQGIHGLIMKKAYLFSLEIGNALIDMYVKCEQLCDAKRVFGELKTKDKVSWNSMISGLVQCKKPNEAVELFFSLMQTSSGVKPDGHILTSVLSACASLGAVEYGRWVHEYVVRAGIKWDTHIGTAVVDMYAKCGCIETALEVFNGIRSKNVYTWNALLGGLAIHGHGHESLRYFEKMVKLGFKPNEVTFLAVLNACCHTGLVDEGRRYFYKMTTGEYNLSPKLEHYGCLIDMLCRAGLLDEALELVKAMPVKPDVLICGAILSACKSRETLTELPKEILDKFLEMEFEDSGVYVLLSNIFAANRRWNDVAKIRRLMKVKGISKVPGSSAIDVN